A genomic segment from Egibacteraceae bacterium encodes:
- a CDS encoding methyltransferase domain-containing protein, with protein MLDAVMPYLRCPYCAGDLDREGGVVRCTDAHAFDIARQGYVNLLGAQPAVGTGDGPDMVAARERFLCAGHYSALADVVAAACAGGVGDAGPGCVADVGAGTGYYLRRVVERLPDRAGLALDLSRYALRRAARAHPRIGAVACDVWQSLPVRGGAVVAALGVFAPRNGAEIRRVLAPGGVLVVVTPTARHLVELVEPLGMLTVDARKDERLRMHLGPHLAAGARTTVEIALTLDRDAVTDLVTMSPTAWHTPSEVTVRRVAALSQPISVTASFVVSVFHGGR; from the coding sequence GTGCTCGATGCGGTGATGCCCTACCTGCGGTGCCCGTATTGCGCCGGCGATCTGGACCGGGAGGGTGGCGTCGTGCGGTGCACCGACGCGCACGCCTTCGACATCGCTCGGCAGGGCTACGTCAACCTGCTCGGGGCGCAGCCCGCGGTCGGCACCGGTGACGGCCCGGACATGGTGGCGGCGCGGGAACGGTTCCTCTGCGCCGGACACTACTCGGCCCTGGCCGACGTGGTGGCCGCAGCGTGCGCCGGCGGGGTCGGTGACGCGGGGCCCGGGTGTGTGGCGGACGTCGGTGCCGGGACGGGCTATTACCTGCGGCGGGTCGTCGAGCGGCTGCCGGACCGCGCGGGGCTGGCCCTGGACCTCTCCCGGTACGCGCTGCGCAGGGCGGCGCGGGCTCACCCGCGCATCGGTGCGGTGGCCTGCGACGTGTGGCAGTCACTGCCGGTCCGCGGCGGCGCGGTGGTCGCGGCGCTCGGGGTGTTCGCGCCCCGCAACGGCGCCGAGATCCGGCGGGTGCTCGCGCCGGGCGGGGTGCTGGTGGTCGTGACCCCCACGGCCCGCCATCTGGTCGAGCTCGTCGAGCCGCTGGGCATGTTGACCGTGGACGCGCGCAAGGACGAGCGTCTGCGGATGCATCTGGGGCCCCACCTGGCCGCGGGCGCTCGCACCACCGTCGAGATAGCGCTCACGCTCGACCGGGACGCCGTCACGGACCTGGTGACCATGAGCCCCACAGCCTGGCACACCCCTTCAGAGGTGACCGTCCGCCGGGTCGCCGCGCTGTCCCAGCCCATCTCGGTGACGGCCTCCTTCGTCGTGTCGGTGTTCCATGGAGGGCGGTGA
- a CDS encoding HU family DNA-binding protein yields MNKSELVDAAAASSGLPKADMQRALDSVLDEITAAVKKGEKVALTGFGNFELRERAARTGRNPQTGAEMQVPASKAPAFKPGKAFKDAVNV; encoded by the coding sequence ATGAACAAGTCCGAGCTCGTCGATGCTGCCGCCGCCTCCTCCGGCCTGCCCAAGGCCGACATGCAACGCGCCCTGGACTCGGTCCTGGACGAGATCACCGCTGCGGTGAAGAAGGGCGAGAAGGTCGCCCTCACCGGCTTCGGGAACTTCGAGCTGCGCGAGCGCGCCGCCCGGACCGGCCGCAACCCGCAGACCGGTGCCGAGATGCAGGTCCCCGCTTCCAAGGCTCCGGCCTTCAAGCCCGGCAAGGCGTTCAAGGACGCCGTCAACGTCTGA